A single genomic interval of Xiphophorus couchianus chromosome 2, X_couchianus-1.0, whole genome shotgun sequence harbors:
- the ca5a gene encoding carbonic anhydrase 5A, mitochondrial isoform X1: MVTFSAAVRPLVSHLRRQLVRHATSPRITPVRRCNLTACSSKSVLSQMHPMWLGPLEVPGGDHQSPIDIAVKKAVFDSDLKPLESSYDPQTCQQIWNNGYSFLVEYDDTTDKNTLKGGPLQDKYRLCQFHFHWGESNDWGSEHTVDRRLFPAELHLVHWNSDRYTLFEEAVMEENGLAVIGIFLKVGKRHEGLQKLVDALPAIRHKDSVVEFTRFDPASLLPSNIDDYWTYHGSLTTPPLTESVTWIVMKQHIEVSHDQLAVFRSLLFTSAEEEVQKSMVNNFRVQQPLRGRTVRSSFTPFLAEAP; encoded by the exons ATGGTGACTTTCTCTGCAGCGGTTAGACCTTTGGTCTCTCACCTTCGGCGACAACTCGTCAGACACGCCACGAGTCCCAGGATAACGCCTGTCCGACGGTGCAACCTGACGGCGTGTTCCAGCAAATCTGTCCTGTCTCAGA TGCACCCCATGTGGCTGGGGCCCCTGGAGGTGCCAGGAGGGGATCATCAGTCTCCTATCGACATTGCCGTGAAAAAAGCCGTGTTCGACTCGGATCTGAAGCCGCTGGAGTCCAGCTACGACCCGCAGACCTGCCAGCAGATCTGGAACAACGGTTACTCCTTTCTGGTCGAGTATGACGACACTACTGACAAGAACA CACTAAAGGGAGGCCCCCTACAGGACAAATACAGGCTTTGTCAGTTCCACTTCCACTGGGGTGAGAGCAACGACTGGGGCTCAGAGCACACTGTGGACCGAAGGCTGTTTCCTGCAGAG ctcCACTTGGTCCACTGGAACTCTGACAGGTACACTCTGTTCGAGGAGGCGGTGATGGAGGAAAACGGACTCGCCGTCATTGGAATTTTTCTGAAG GTGGGAAAGAGACACGAGGGGCTGCAGAAGCTGGTTGACGCTCTGCCTGCTATTAGACACAAG GACAGCGTGGTGGAGTTCACCCGCTTTGATCCAGCTAGTCTGCTTCCCTCCAACATCGATGACTACTGGACGTACCACGGCTCTCTGACCACGCCCCCTCTCACAGAGTCCGTCACCTGGATCGTTATGAAGCAGCATATTGAAGTCAGCCATGACCAG CTGGCGGTCTTCCGGAGCCTCCTGTTCACCTCTGCCGAGGAGGAAGTCCAGAAGAGCATGGTGAACAACTTCCGGGTGCAGCAGCCTCTGCGGGGTCGCACCGTCCGCTCCTCTTTCACTCCCTTCCTGGCGGAGGCGCCGTAG
- the ca5a gene encoding carbonic anhydrase 5A, mitochondrial isoform X2, translated as MVTFSAAVRPLVSHLRRQLVRHATSPRITPVRRCNLTACSSKSVLSQMHPMWLGPLEVPGGDHQSPIDIAVKKAVFDSDLKPLESSYDPQTCQQIWNNGYSFLVEYDDTTDKNTLKGGPLQDKYRLCQFHFHWGESNDWGSEHTVDRRLFPAELHLVHWNSDRYTLFEEAVMEENGLAVIGIFLKVGKRHEGLQKLVDALPAIRHKDSVVEFTRFDPASLLPSNIDDYWTYHGSLTTPPLTESVTWIVMKQHIEVSHDQNFNPVKLKLKVEHIYKLYFILNAIYF; from the exons ATGGTGACTTTCTCTGCAGCGGTTAGACCTTTGGTCTCTCACCTTCGGCGACAACTCGTCAGACACGCCACGAGTCCCAGGATAACGCCTGTCCGACGGTGCAACCTGACGGCGTGTTCCAGCAAATCTGTCCTGTCTCAGA TGCACCCCATGTGGCTGGGGCCCCTGGAGGTGCCAGGAGGGGATCATCAGTCTCCTATCGACATTGCCGTGAAAAAAGCCGTGTTCGACTCGGATCTGAAGCCGCTGGAGTCCAGCTACGACCCGCAGACCTGCCAGCAGATCTGGAACAACGGTTACTCCTTTCTGGTCGAGTATGACGACACTACTGACAAGAACA CACTAAAGGGAGGCCCCCTACAGGACAAATACAGGCTTTGTCAGTTCCACTTCCACTGGGGTGAGAGCAACGACTGGGGCTCAGAGCACACTGTGGACCGAAGGCTGTTTCCTGCAGAG ctcCACTTGGTCCACTGGAACTCTGACAGGTACACTCTGTTCGAGGAGGCGGTGATGGAGGAAAACGGACTCGCCGTCATTGGAATTTTTCTGAAG GTGGGAAAGAGACACGAGGGGCTGCAGAAGCTGGTTGACGCTCTGCCTGCTATTAGACACAAG GACAGCGTGGTGGAGTTCACCCGCTTTGATCCAGCTAGTCTGCTTCCCTCCAACATCGATGACTACTGGACGTACCACGGCTCTCTGACCACGCCCCCTCTCACAGAGTCCGTCACCTGGATCGTTATGAAGCAGCATATTGAAGTCAGCCATGACCAG aatttcAACCCGGTGAAGCTCAAACTGaaggtagaacatatttacaaattgtattttatcttaaatgcaatatatttttaa
- the ca5a gene encoding carbonic anhydrase 5A, mitochondrial isoform X3 encodes MDSLEKLEEAEHNGEMHPMWLGPLEVPGGDHQSPIDIAVKKAVFDSDLKPLESSYDPQTCQQIWNNGYSFLVEYDDTTDKNTLKGGPLQDKYRLCQFHFHWGESNDWGSEHTVDRRLFPAELHLVHWNSDRYTLFEEAVMEENGLAVIGIFLKVGKRHEGLQKLVDALPAIRHKDSVVEFTRFDPASLLPSNIDDYWTYHGSLTTPPLTESVTWIVMKQHIEVSHDQLAVFRSLLFTSAEEEVQKSMVNNFRVQQPLRGRTVRSSFTPFLAEAP; translated from the exons atggacTCTTTGGAAAAGCTGGAGGAAGCTGAGCACAATGGGGAAA TGCACCCCATGTGGCTGGGGCCCCTGGAGGTGCCAGGAGGGGATCATCAGTCTCCTATCGACATTGCCGTGAAAAAAGCCGTGTTCGACTCGGATCTGAAGCCGCTGGAGTCCAGCTACGACCCGCAGACCTGCCAGCAGATCTGGAACAACGGTTACTCCTTTCTGGTCGAGTATGACGACACTACTGACAAGAACA CACTAAAGGGAGGCCCCCTACAGGACAAATACAGGCTTTGTCAGTTCCACTTCCACTGGGGTGAGAGCAACGACTGGGGCTCAGAGCACACTGTGGACCGAAGGCTGTTTCCTGCAGAG ctcCACTTGGTCCACTGGAACTCTGACAGGTACACTCTGTTCGAGGAGGCGGTGATGGAGGAAAACGGACTCGCCGTCATTGGAATTTTTCTGAAG GTGGGAAAGAGACACGAGGGGCTGCAGAAGCTGGTTGACGCTCTGCCTGCTATTAGACACAAG GACAGCGTGGTGGAGTTCACCCGCTTTGATCCAGCTAGTCTGCTTCCCTCCAACATCGATGACTACTGGACGTACCACGGCTCTCTGACCACGCCCCCTCTCACAGAGTCCGTCACCTGGATCGTTATGAAGCAGCATATTGAAGTCAGCCATGACCAG CTGGCGGTCTTCCGGAGCCTCCTGTTCACCTCTGCCGAGGAGGAAGTCCAGAAGAGCATGGTGAACAACTTCCGGGTGCAGCAGCCTCTGCGGGGTCGCACCGTCCGCTCCTCTTTCACTCCCTTCCTGGCGGAGGCGCCGTAG